A window of the Miscanthus floridulus cultivar M001 chromosome 14, ASM1932011v1, whole genome shotgun sequence genome harbors these coding sequences:
- the LOC136505152 gene encoding uncharacterized protein isoform X3 has protein sequence MVMASFSLQVLLFFFSGFRKRYSSRALSVVLWLAYLSADSLAVYILGRLTLRGGGNRFALFWVPFLLLHLGGQETMTAFSMEDNALWKRHLLSLATQVPMAIYAVGRQVQGDDRRLVAPMVLVFVSGTAKYAERIWALRRAGSVAPGTSNSSSSNLVARASSDAIWNTQAYYSQLCTVVSEKQERNFELILHVAAEGFKLSLYFLMDMTPSICLLPADINGIKQAVDVFKSSENIVHMAYKLAEINLSLIYDYLYTKFGTRHFHMVPVCIAFRRILALALISGALGLFVRAMAGGPNPKAKGQDDGADVIICYVLLVGAIILETCSIFMSFISSCWAYNTTFSLPLKCPMCQRFPGTVAAMVRIARNLHPESRGEWSASMAQYSIIGDCIKEKQESGLLRRTMRWVGIDQRALKHVGISPVMKKLVLDKLLEIAATPRVQEWDIGVGKFSGQWAHWAVEAMQDRHQSAARQVLQVSNIKGLEFVSSALLWHIVTDICLLEVTADAVDDVHSINSIQVPEEHLEGVSSLHKNGNVGGSSTQEERLDGSSPHHDHENGDCSSTLEERLDGGSPHHDHENGDVNSIQEVHLDGSSSHHDHENVDGGSNFCHDKNVDGSISALRGAARELSDYIMYLVADCGAMAGSEGHYAVIRGKREMSNWLLGQTTTGAACDRRTVVEEIRDKPSSFFHEDYYPVLDRARRVASDLLQIAEAGDRWKLIAAIWLEKLCYIAYNCGAAFHAKHLTTGGEFATHVKMLLLMLGVPFLRDVKEPLLSKAGDIYS, from the coding sequence ATGGTGATGGCTAGTTTCTCCCTGCAAGTCCtcctattcttcttctctggctTTCGCAAACGCTACAGCTCCCGCGCGCTCAGCGTCGTGTTGTGGCTCGCCTACCTATCGGCTGACTCCCTTGCGGTTTACATCCTCGGCCGCCTCACCCTCCGTGGAGGCGGCAACCGGTTCGCCCTCTTCTGGGTGCCCTTCCTGCTTCTCCATCTAGGTGGGCAGGAGACCATGACGGCCTTCTCCATGGAGGACAACGCGCTGTGGAAGCGCCACCTTCTGAGCCTCGCTACCCAGGTTCCAATGGCCATCTACGCCGTCGGCAGGCAAGTGCAAGGAGACGACCGTCGGCTCGTGGCTCCTATGGTGCTAGTGTTTGTCTCTGGGACTGCGAAATATGCCGAGAGAATCTGGGCACTCCGGAGAGCTGGCTCAGTGGCGCCTGGAACAAGTAACTCCTCTAGCTCAAATCTTGTCGCTCGTGCGTCCAGCGACGCCATCTGGAACACGCAAGCGTATTACAGTCAGCTCTGCACTGTTGTTTCAGAGAAGCAGGAGAGAAATTTCGAGTTGATCCTGCATGTGGCAGCCGAGGGCTTCAAACTAAGCCTCTATTTTTTGATGGACATGACCCCTTCCATCTGCCTGTTGCCCGCGGATATCAATGGGATCAAGCAGGCTGTGGATGTGTTCAAATCTTCAGAGAACATTGTCCATATGGCATACAAGTTGGCCGAGATCAACCTCTCATTGATCTATGACTACTTGTACACCAAGTTTGGGACCCGCCATTTCCACATGGTCCCAGTTTGCATTGCCTTTCGCCGGATCCTCGCTCTGGCCCTAATATCAGGTGCGCTTGGATTGTTCGTGAGGGCTATGGCCGGCGGTCCGAATCCGAAGGCGAAGGGGCAAGATGATGGAGCTGATGTCATCATATGCTACGTACTACTTGTCGGCGCCATCATACTGGAGACATGCTCTATCTTCATGTCGTTTATCTCCTCATGTTGGGCGTACAACACCACCTTTTCTCTTCCACTGAAATGCCCAATGTGCCAAAGATTCCCTGGCACAGTCGCAGCAATGGTCAGAATAGCCAGGAATCTGCATCCGGAAAGCAGAGGCGAGTGGTCGGCAAGTATGGCGCAGTACAGCATAATCGGGGACTGCATCAAGGAGAAACAAGAATCGGGCCTGTTACGACGGACGATGCGTTGGGTCGGCATCGATCAGCGTGCCTTGAAGCATGTCGGCATCTCGCCAGTGATGAAGAAGCTGGTCCTAGATAAATTGCTCGAGATAGCGGCCACTCCACGCGTGCAGGAATGGGACATTGGAGTCGGCAAGTTCAGTGGCCAGTGGGCGCACTGGGCCGTTGAGGCAATGCAAGATCGTCACCAGAGTGCAGCTCGCCAGGTGCTTCAGGTCAGCAACATCAAAGGTTTGGAGTTCGTGTCAAGTGCGCTTCTTTGGCACATTGTCACGGATATATGCTTGCTCGAAGTCACAGCTGACGCTGTTGATGATGTACACAGCATCAACTCCATTCAGGTTCCGGAGGAGCATTTAGAAGGTGTTTCTTCTCTGCATAAGAATGGCAATGTAGGCGGCAGTTCCACGCAGGAAGAGCGTTTAGATGGCAGCTCCCCACATCATGATCATGAGAATGGAGACTGCAGTTCCACTCTGGAAGAGCGTTTAGACGGCGGCTCTCCACATCATGATCATGAGAATGGAGACGTCAATTCCATTCAGGAAGTGCATTTAGATGGCAGTTCTTCACACCATGACCATGAGAATGTAGACGGCGGCAGCAATTTTTGTCACGATAAGAATGTAGACGGCAGCATCTCTGCGTTGAGAGGCGCTGCCAGAGAGCTGTCAGATTACATCATGTACCTCGTTGCAGAttgcggcgccatggccggcagtgAAGGGCACTACGCGGTCATTAGGGGCAAGCGCGAGATGTCGAACTGGCTACTTGGGCAGACGACTACTGGAGCAGCGTGTGATCGGAGGACGGTGGTTGAGGAGATCCGCGACAAACCTAGCTCTTTCTTCCATGAAGACTACTACCCCGTGCTGGATCGAGCTCGCCGGGTTGCCTCGGACTTGCTTCAGATTGCAGAAGCAGGGGATCGTTGGAAGCTGATTGCCGCCATATGGTTAGAGAAGCTTTGTTACATTGCATACAACTGTGGAGCGGCGTTCCATGCCAAGCATCTAACCACCGGTGGTGAGTTTGCCACTCATGTCAAGATGCTCCTGCTTATGCTAGGTGTACCTTTTCTGAGGGATGTCAAGGAACCCCTGTTATCTAAAGCCGGGGATATATACTCGTAA
- the LOC136505152 gene encoding uncharacterized protein isoform X1, translating into MRALRELEEVGVLQSTQRSSEVSRAQQFINEWELQCMVMASFSLQVLLFFFSGFRKRYSSRALSVVLWLAYLSADSLAVYILGRLTLRGGGNRFALFWVPFLLLHLGGQETMTAFSMEDNALWKRHLLSLATQVPMAIYAVGRQVQGDDRRLVAPMVLVFVSGTAKYAERIWALRRAGSVAPGTSNSSSSNLVARASSDAIWNTQAYYSQLCTVVSEKQERNFELILHVAAEGFKLSLYFLMDMTPSICLLPADINGIKQAVDVFKSSENIVHMAYKLAEINLSLIYDYLYTKFGTRHFHMVPVCIAFRRILALALISGALGLFVRAMAGGPNPKAKGQDDGADVIICYVLLVGAIILETCSIFMSFISSCWAYNTTFSLPLKCPMCQRFPGTVAAMVRIARNLHPESRGEWSASMAQYSIIGDCIKEKQESGLLRRTMRWVGIDQRALKHVGISPVMKKLVLDKLLEIAATPRVQEWDIGVGKFSGQWAHWAVEAMQDRHQSAARQVLQVSNIKGLEFVSSALLWHIVTDICLLEVTADAVDDVHSINSIQVPEEHLEGVSSLHKNGNVGGSSTQEERLDGSSPHHDHENGDCSSTLEERLDGGSPHHDHENGDVNSIQEVHLDGSSSHHDHENVDGGSNFCHDKNVDGSISALRGAARELSDYIMYLVADCGAMAGSEGHYAVIRGKREMSNWLLGQTTTGAACDRRTVVEEIRDKPSSFFHEDYYPVLDRARRVASDLLQIAEAGDRWKLIAAIWLEKLCYIAYNCGAAFHAKHLTTGGEFATHVKMLLLMLGVPFLRDVKEPLLSKAGDIYS; encoded by the coding sequence CTCAGAAGTATCGCGTGCCCAACAATTCATCAATGAGTGGGAGCTCCAGTGCATGGTGATGGCTAGTTTCTCCCTGCAAGTCCtcctattcttcttctctggctTTCGCAAACGCTACAGCTCCCGCGCGCTCAGCGTCGTGTTGTGGCTCGCCTACCTATCGGCTGACTCCCTTGCGGTTTACATCCTCGGCCGCCTCACCCTCCGTGGAGGCGGCAACCGGTTCGCCCTCTTCTGGGTGCCCTTCCTGCTTCTCCATCTAGGTGGGCAGGAGACCATGACGGCCTTCTCCATGGAGGACAACGCGCTGTGGAAGCGCCACCTTCTGAGCCTCGCTACCCAGGTTCCAATGGCCATCTACGCCGTCGGCAGGCAAGTGCAAGGAGACGACCGTCGGCTCGTGGCTCCTATGGTGCTAGTGTTTGTCTCTGGGACTGCGAAATATGCCGAGAGAATCTGGGCACTCCGGAGAGCTGGCTCAGTGGCGCCTGGAACAAGTAACTCCTCTAGCTCAAATCTTGTCGCTCGTGCGTCCAGCGACGCCATCTGGAACACGCAAGCGTATTACAGTCAGCTCTGCACTGTTGTTTCAGAGAAGCAGGAGAGAAATTTCGAGTTGATCCTGCATGTGGCAGCCGAGGGCTTCAAACTAAGCCTCTATTTTTTGATGGACATGACCCCTTCCATCTGCCTGTTGCCCGCGGATATCAATGGGATCAAGCAGGCTGTGGATGTGTTCAAATCTTCAGAGAACATTGTCCATATGGCATACAAGTTGGCCGAGATCAACCTCTCATTGATCTATGACTACTTGTACACCAAGTTTGGGACCCGCCATTTCCACATGGTCCCAGTTTGCATTGCCTTTCGCCGGATCCTCGCTCTGGCCCTAATATCAGGTGCGCTTGGATTGTTCGTGAGGGCTATGGCCGGCGGTCCGAATCCGAAGGCGAAGGGGCAAGATGATGGAGCTGATGTCATCATATGCTACGTACTACTTGTCGGCGCCATCATACTGGAGACATGCTCTATCTTCATGTCGTTTATCTCCTCATGTTGGGCGTACAACACCACCTTTTCTCTTCCACTGAAATGCCCAATGTGCCAAAGATTCCCTGGCACAGTCGCAGCAATGGTCAGAATAGCCAGGAATCTGCATCCGGAAAGCAGAGGCGAGTGGTCGGCAAGTATGGCGCAGTACAGCATAATCGGGGACTGCATCAAGGAGAAACAAGAATCGGGCCTGTTACGACGGACGATGCGTTGGGTCGGCATCGATCAGCGTGCCTTGAAGCATGTCGGCATCTCGCCAGTGATGAAGAAGCTGGTCCTAGATAAATTGCTCGAGATAGCGGCCACTCCACGCGTGCAGGAATGGGACATTGGAGTCGGCAAGTTCAGTGGCCAGTGGGCGCACTGGGCCGTTGAGGCAATGCAAGATCGTCACCAGAGTGCAGCTCGCCAGGTGCTTCAGGTCAGCAACATCAAAGGTTTGGAGTTCGTGTCAAGTGCGCTTCTTTGGCACATTGTCACGGATATATGCTTGCTCGAAGTCACAGCTGACGCTGTTGATGATGTACACAGCATCAACTCCATTCAGGTTCCGGAGGAGCATTTAGAAGGTGTTTCTTCTCTGCATAAGAATGGCAATGTAGGCGGCAGTTCCACGCAGGAAGAGCGTTTAGATGGCAGCTCCCCACATCATGATCATGAGAATGGAGACTGCAGTTCCACTCTGGAAGAGCGTTTAGACGGCGGCTCTCCACATCATGATCATGAGAATGGAGACGTCAATTCCATTCAGGAAGTGCATTTAGATGGCAGTTCTTCACACCATGACCATGAGAATGTAGACGGCGGCAGCAATTTTTGTCACGATAAGAATGTAGACGGCAGCATCTCTGCGTTGAGAGGCGCTGCCAGAGAGCTGTCAGATTACATCATGTACCTCGTTGCAGAttgcggcgccatggccggcagtgAAGGGCACTACGCGGTCATTAGGGGCAAGCGCGAGATGTCGAACTGGCTACTTGGGCAGACGACTACTGGAGCAGCGTGTGATCGGAGGACGGTGGTTGAGGAGATCCGCGACAAACCTAGCTCTTTCTTCCATGAAGACTACTACCCCGTGCTGGATCGAGCTCGCCGGGTTGCCTCGGACTTGCTTCAGATTGCAGAAGCAGGGGATCGTTGGAAGCTGATTGCCGCCATATGGTTAGAGAAGCTTTGTTACATTGCATACAACTGTGGAGCGGCGTTCCATGCCAAGCATCTAACCACCGGTGGTGAGTTTGCCACTCATGTCAAGATGCTCCTGCTTATGCTAGGTGTACCTTTTCTGAGGGATGTCAAGGAACCCCTGTTATCTAAAGCCGGGGATATATACTCGTAA
- the LOC136505152 gene encoding uncharacterized protein isoform X2: MRALRELEEVGVLQSTQRSSEVSRAQQFINEWELQCMVMASFSLQVLLFFFSGFRKRYSSRALSVVLWLAYLSADSLAVYILGRLTLRGGGNRFALFWVPFLLLHLGGQETMTAFSMEDNALWKRHLLSLATQVPMAIYAVGRQVQGDDRRLVAPMVLVFVSGTAKYAERIWALRRAGSVAPGTKKQERNFELILHVAAEGFKLSLYFLMDMTPSICLLPADINGIKQAVDVFKSSENIVHMAYKLAEINLSLIYDYLYTKFGTRHFHMVPVCIAFRRILALALISGALGLFVRAMAGGPNPKAKGQDDGADVIICYVLLVGAIILETCSIFMSFISSCWAYNTTFSLPLKCPMCQRFPGTVAAMVRIARNLHPESRGEWSASMAQYSIIGDCIKEKQESGLLRRTMRWVGIDQRALKHVGISPVMKKLVLDKLLEIAATPRVQEWDIGVGKFSGQWAHWAVEAMQDRHQSAARQVLQVSNIKGLEFVSSALLWHIVTDICLLEVTADAVDDVHSINSIQVPEEHLEGVSSLHKNGNVGGSSTQEERLDGSSPHHDHENGDCSSTLEERLDGGSPHHDHENGDVNSIQEVHLDGSSSHHDHENVDGGSNFCHDKNVDGSISALRGAARELSDYIMYLVADCGAMAGSEGHYAVIRGKREMSNWLLGQTTTGAACDRRTVVEEIRDKPSSFFHEDYYPVLDRARRVASDLLQIAEAGDRWKLIAAIWLEKLCYIAYNCGAAFHAKHLTTGGEFATHVKMLLLMLGVPFLRDVKEPLLSKAGDIYS, translated from the exons CTCAGAAGTATCGCGTGCCCAACAATTCATCAATGAGTGGGAGCTCCAGTGCATGGTGATGGCTAGTTTCTCCCTGCAAGTCCtcctattcttcttctctggctTTCGCAAACGCTACAGCTCCCGCGCGCTCAGCGTCGTGTTGTGGCTCGCCTACCTATCGGCTGACTCCCTTGCGGTTTACATCCTCGGCCGCCTCACCCTCCGTGGAGGCGGCAACCGGTTCGCCCTCTTCTGGGTGCCCTTCCTGCTTCTCCATCTAGGTGGGCAGGAGACCATGACGGCCTTCTCCATGGAGGACAACGCGCTGTGGAAGCGCCACCTTCTGAGCCTCGCTACCCAGGTTCCAATGGCCATCTACGCCGTCGGCAGGCAAGTGCAAGGAGACGACCGTCGGCTCGTGGCTCCTATGGTGCTAGTGTTTGTCTCTGGGACTGCGAAATATGCCGAGAGAATCTGGGCACTCCGGAGAGCTGGCTCAGTGGCGCCTGGAACAA AGAAGCAGGAGAGAAATTTCGAGTTGATCCTGCATGTGGCAGCCGAGGGCTTCAAACTAAGCCTCTATTTTTTGATGGACATGACCCCTTCCATCTGCCTGTTGCCCGCGGATATCAATGGGATCAAGCAGGCTGTGGATGTGTTCAAATCTTCAGAGAACATTGTCCATATGGCATACAAGTTGGCCGAGATCAACCTCTCATTGATCTATGACTACTTGTACACCAAGTTTGGGACCCGCCATTTCCACATGGTCCCAGTTTGCATTGCCTTTCGCCGGATCCTCGCTCTGGCCCTAATATCAGGTGCGCTTGGATTGTTCGTGAGGGCTATGGCCGGCGGTCCGAATCCGAAGGCGAAGGGGCAAGATGATGGAGCTGATGTCATCATATGCTACGTACTACTTGTCGGCGCCATCATACTGGAGACATGCTCTATCTTCATGTCGTTTATCTCCTCATGTTGGGCGTACAACACCACCTTTTCTCTTCCACTGAAATGCCCAATGTGCCAAAGATTCCCTGGCACAGTCGCAGCAATGGTCAGAATAGCCAGGAATCTGCATCCGGAAAGCAGAGGCGAGTGGTCGGCAAGTATGGCGCAGTACAGCATAATCGGGGACTGCATCAAGGAGAAACAAGAATCGGGCCTGTTACGACGGACGATGCGTTGGGTCGGCATCGATCAGCGTGCCTTGAAGCATGTCGGCATCTCGCCAGTGATGAAGAAGCTGGTCCTAGATAAATTGCTCGAGATAGCGGCCACTCCACGCGTGCAGGAATGGGACATTGGAGTCGGCAAGTTCAGTGGCCAGTGGGCGCACTGGGCCGTTGAGGCAATGCAAGATCGTCACCAGAGTGCAGCTCGCCAGGTGCTTCAGGTCAGCAACATCAAAGGTTTGGAGTTCGTGTCAAGTGCGCTTCTTTGGCACATTGTCACGGATATATGCTTGCTCGAAGTCACAGCTGACGCTGTTGATGATGTACACAGCATCAACTCCATTCAGGTTCCGGAGGAGCATTTAGAAGGTGTTTCTTCTCTGCATAAGAATGGCAATGTAGGCGGCAGTTCCACGCAGGAAGAGCGTTTAGATGGCAGCTCCCCACATCATGATCATGAGAATGGAGACTGCAGTTCCACTCTGGAAGAGCGTTTAGACGGCGGCTCTCCACATCATGATCATGAGAATGGAGACGTCAATTCCATTCAGGAAGTGCATTTAGATGGCAGTTCTTCACACCATGACCATGAGAATGTAGACGGCGGCAGCAATTTTTGTCACGATAAGAATGTAGACGGCAGCATCTCTGCGTTGAGAGGCGCTGCCAGAGAGCTGTCAGATTACATCATGTACCTCGTTGCAGAttgcggcgccatggccggcagtgAAGGGCACTACGCGGTCATTAGGGGCAAGCGCGAGATGTCGAACTGGCTACTTGGGCAGACGACTACTGGAGCAGCGTGTGATCGGAGGACGGTGGTTGAGGAGATCCGCGACAAACCTAGCTCTTTCTTCCATGAAGACTACTACCCCGTGCTGGATCGAGCTCGCCGGGTTGCCTCGGACTTGCTTCAGATTGCAGAAGCAGGGGATCGTTGGAAGCTGATTGCCGCCATATGGTTAGAGAAGCTTTGTTACATTGCATACAACTGTGGAGCGGCGTTCCATGCCAAGCATCTAACCACCGGTGGTGAGTTTGCCACTCATGTCAAGATGCTCCTGCTTATGCTAGGTGTACCTTTTCTGAGGGATGTCAAGGAACCCCTGTTATCTAAAGCCGGGGATATATACTCGTAA